The following coding sequences lie in one Saccharopolyspora hordei genomic window:
- a CDS encoding hydantoinase B/oxoprolinase family protein yields the protein MTIERDAGPVTPAGLDPVTFEVLKNAFATAVDLMSEQIMRTCYSFVIYARDFSSALCDASGGTVMQGSADIAVHVGTLHFQCRAVLEEFGDDIGPGDVFAVNDPYRGGTHFNDVSFIRPIFAGSELIGFAQNKGHWADIGGNVPGSFDVNAKEHFSEGLRITPVRVWHRGKQLHDVARLLVSNTRSPYSCMGDLNAQAEATAVCEREVLRLVDRYGKDTVVAAMAGVQDYVERIVRRKLAELPHGEWHAVDHLDADPGSPEGLVPVSVRMRIDDEGIHYDLTGSAPAVSTFLNSGYGTTHSALYAGTKTFFPDVPLNSGLYRVVHADLGPEGTVVNAAWPTAVTGFCSGPYEKLMNALFEIWSQVVPERAMACAFNLEYLLVGGRDGRTEERPYFMWYDWMAGGWGGRNGKDGSGATAPVFGPGLAVQPVEGQERLSPVLTSRHSIVTDSGGPGRYRGGCGLEKGGVLTDCESTVMSYCCDRARSITWGIAGGLPSVPHGVWLNKGTDEERFLGATFSNVPIEPGDSFTRPSAGGGGYGDPLTRDPELVVEDVIDGYVSVERAAKDYGVVIRPIDPELDQYEVDTAATEELRASIAAQRRDWLAEDPHAVARRYRAGELDMLDVIRRYGVVLDWGTGELHENTTRQYRELLQKRSAAHWA from the coding sequence ATGACGATCGAGCGCGACGCGGGCCCGGTGACCCCGGCGGGACTGGACCCGGTGACCTTCGAGGTGCTCAAGAACGCCTTCGCCACCGCCGTGGACCTGATGAGCGAGCAGATCATGCGCACCTGCTACTCGTTCGTCATCTACGCGCGGGACTTCTCCTCGGCGCTGTGCGACGCCTCGGGCGGCACCGTGATGCAGGGCAGCGCCGACATCGCCGTGCACGTCGGCACGCTGCACTTCCAGTGCCGGGCGGTGCTGGAGGAGTTCGGCGACGACATCGGCCCCGGTGACGTCTTCGCGGTCAACGACCCCTACCGCGGGGGCACGCACTTCAACGACGTCAGCTTCATCCGGCCCATCTTCGCCGGCTCCGAGCTCATCGGGTTCGCGCAGAACAAGGGGCACTGGGCCGACATCGGCGGCAACGTGCCCGGCTCCTTCGACGTCAACGCCAAGGAGCACTTCAGCGAGGGGCTGCGCATCACCCCGGTGCGGGTGTGGCACCGCGGCAAGCAGCTGCACGACGTGGCGCGGCTGCTGGTGTCCAACACGCGCTCGCCCTACAGCTGCATGGGCGACCTCAACGCGCAGGCCGAGGCCACCGCGGTGTGCGAGCGCGAGGTCCTGCGGCTGGTCGACCGCTACGGCAAGGACACCGTCGTGGCCGCCATGGCGGGCGTGCAGGACTACGTGGAGCGCATCGTCCGCCGCAAGCTCGCCGAGCTCCCGCACGGCGAGTGGCACGCGGTCGACCACCTCGACGCCGACCCCGGCTCGCCGGAGGGACTGGTGCCGGTCTCGGTGCGGATGCGGATCGACGACGAGGGGATCCACTACGACCTGACCGGCAGCGCCCCGGCGGTGTCGACGTTCCTCAACTCCGGCTACGGCACCACCCACTCGGCGCTGTACGCGGGGACGAAGACGTTCTTCCCGGACGTGCCGCTGAACTCGGGGCTGTACCGGGTGGTGCACGCCGACCTCGGCCCGGAGGGCACGGTGGTCAACGCCGCGTGGCCCACCGCGGTCACCGGCTTCTGCTCCGGCCCCTACGAGAAGCTGATGAACGCGCTGTTCGAGATCTGGTCGCAGGTGGTGCCCGAGCGCGCCATGGCGTGCGCGTTCAACCTGGAGTACCTGCTGGTCGGCGGCAGGGACGGTCGGACTGAGGAACGCCCCTACTTCATGTGGTACGACTGGATGGCCGGTGGCTGGGGCGGCCGGAACGGCAAGGACGGCTCCGGTGCGACCGCGCCGGTCTTCGGCCCGGGCCTGGCGGTGCAGCCGGTCGAGGGGCAGGAGCGGCTCTCCCCGGTGCTGACCAGCCGGCACAGCATCGTCACCGACTCCGGTGGCCCAGGGCGGTACCGCGGCGGGTGCGGCCTGGAGAAGGGCGGCGTGCTCACCGACTGCGAGAGCACCGTGATGTCGTACTGCTGTGACCGCGCCCGGTCGATCACCTGGGGCATCGCCGGCGGCCTGCCCTCGGTGCCGCACGGCGTGTGGCTGAACAAGGGCACCGACGAGGAGCGGTTCCTGGGAGCGACGTTCTCGAACGTCCCGATCGAGCCCGGTGACTCCTTCACCCGGCCGTCGGCGGGCGGCGGCGGGTACGGCGACCCGCTCACCCGGGACCCGGAGCTGGTCGTCGAGGACGTCATCGACGGCTACGTCTCGGTGGAGCGCGCGGCCAAGGACTACGGGGTCGTCATCCGCCCGATCGACCCGGAGCTCGACCAGTACGAAGTGGACACCGCGGCCACGGAGGAGCTGCGGGCCTCCATCGCCGCGCAGCGGCGGGACTGGTTGGCCGAGGACCCGCACGCGGTGGCCCGCCGCTACCGCGCGGGCGAGCTGGACATGCTCGACGTGATCCGCCGGTACGGGGTGGTCCTGGACTGGGGCACCGGCGAGCTGCACGAGAACACCACGCGCCAGTACCGGGAACTGCTGCAGAAGCGCTCCGCGGCGCACTGGGCGTGA
- a CDS encoding NupC/NupG family nucleoside CNT transporter, producing the protein MQVLWGLGGMLVVLLLAFAMSTNRRAINPRTVLGALAIQILFAVIVLRWDVGKQALSAVSGAVQKVLDSSKEGIEFMVGPILPGEGTVVAFQVLPIIVFIASLTAVLYHWGVLQWVVRILGGGLQKVLGTTRPESLNATANIFLGMTEAPLTVRPYLPRMTRSEFFAVMTGGLATVAGTVMVGYAMLGASLDHLIAASFMAAPAGLLMAKIIVPETGEKGTEEDSTEDAAEETAKDAPGAAKAPEADEADNKPRNVIDAAASGASDGVRLALNVGGMLFAFVSLIALVNLVIGGVGGLFGLPDLSLQQVLGYVFSPLMWVIGVPWHEAVAAGGFVGEKVVLNEFVAFADFGPQIGQFSEKSATIITFALTGFANLGSLGVLLGGLGGMVPSKRSWIARDGVRAIIAGTLANLLSATIAGVLVA; encoded by the coding sequence ATCCAGATCCTGTTCGCGGTCATCGTGCTGCGCTGGGACGTGGGCAAGCAGGCGCTGTCCGCGGTGAGCGGTGCGGTGCAGAAGGTGCTCGATTCCTCCAAGGAGGGCATCGAGTTCATGGTCGGCCCGATCCTGCCCGGTGAGGGCACCGTGGTGGCCTTCCAGGTGCTGCCGATCATCGTGTTCATCGCGTCGCTGACCGCGGTGCTGTACCACTGGGGCGTCCTGCAGTGGGTGGTCCGCATCCTCGGTGGTGGCCTGCAGAAGGTGCTGGGCACCACCAGGCCGGAGTCGCTCAACGCCACCGCGAACATCTTCCTCGGCATGACCGAGGCGCCGCTGACGGTCCGCCCGTACCTGCCGAGGATGACCCGCTCGGAGTTCTTCGCGGTGATGACCGGCGGCCTGGCCACCGTGGCGGGCACCGTGATGGTCGGCTACGCGATGCTGGGCGCCAGCCTGGACCACCTGATCGCGGCCAGCTTCATGGCGGCACCGGCCGGCCTGCTCATGGCCAAGATCATCGTCCCGGAGACCGGGGAGAAGGGCACCGAGGAGGACAGCACCGAGGACGCCGCTGAGGAGACCGCCAAGGACGCGCCGGGTGCGGCCAAGGCCCCCGAGGCCGACGAGGCCGACAACAAGCCCCGCAACGTCATCGACGCCGCGGCCTCCGGCGCCTCCGACGGCGTGCGGCTGGCCCTGAACGTCGGCGGGATGCTGTTCGCGTTCGTCTCGCTCATCGCGCTGGTCAACCTGGTCATCGGCGGCGTCGGCGGGCTGTTCGGGCTGCCCGACCTGTCCCTGCAGCAGGTCCTGGGCTACGTGTTCTCCCCGCTGATGTGGGTGATCGGCGTGCCGTGGCACGAGGCGGTGGCCGCGGGCGGCTTCGTCGGTGAGAAGGTCGTGCTCAACGAGTTCGTCGCGTTCGCCGACTTCGGCCCGCAGATCGGCCAGTTCAGCGAGAAGAGCGCCACCATCATCACCTTCGCGCTCACCGGGTTCGCCAACCTCGGCTCGCTGGGCGTCCTGCTCGGCGGGCTGGGCGGCATGGTGCCGTCCAAGCGGAGCTGGATCGCCCGCGACGGGGTCCGCGCGATCATCGCCGGCACCCTGGCCAACCTGCTCAGCGCCACCATCGCGGGCGTGCTGGTGGCCTGA